Below is a window of Humulus lupulus chromosome 2, drHumLupu1.1, whole genome shotgun sequence DNA.
CCTATATTACATTTCTAAacttttgaattgattaaattgcTTGTAGAACTATGAAATAGAAAAAGACTCTTGTGTTTTTATTAACAATATAATTTATTATgcaaattataaattatatacaACAACGTTCTTATTGTCAGTAACTTTCTACAATTTAAAAGAAATATTTCATCTAGAATTTAACGTAAAACTTGGTTATTGGTATCCTTATAAGATCTTTCCAAAATTAGTCGAAATAAGATACATATATTTCATTTtagttaaattatatttttattataaataatttttaaaagaaaataaattgtcgttaccaataaaaaaaatatatccaaACCATTCCAACATAAAGTAATTAAAATTtacatatattttgtttatgatattaactatatatatattttttacattttttaaattaattttataatggcAGCACATGTCTTACATGTGCTTCCACAACTAGTTCTATGAAATTTCCCTAAACAAATTTGGTTATAATAATTTTTGTACGTATAAAAAACAAAGAAGCTGTTACAGGTAAGACAAAAGTGATCATatacaataatgaataattttaCTCCATCATAAAATGAATAAACAGTAAGTTTTCAAATAAATTAGTCGATAATTAGACAATTAGCCTTTCTAAAAAGTCAAAAACGTGATTTAGAATAAAAGGAATAACTTTGAAAACAAGACCAACGGCAACTAAGGAGAAGATGCAAAGCGCACGTCAGCTCTTACGTTAACTGCCCTACTTTGGTCAGCTTCGAGGATCATCAAACTGGAATTTTTTTTTGGGTGAGACGTgaaaatggatttttttttttttggtgagaCTTCAAAATGGAATTTGCAAGCTCCAACCTTTTAACTTCACTTCCAAGTTCAGcttagtggcagtggcagtgagtgagtgagtgagtgatTGGAGATGTCAAGCTCTGAGTGCTTTGAGAATCCACCCACCTTGTTGATCTCAACAAGTAATGGAGTTGGAACTGTTCAAGATGTGGGTGGCCTTAAATCCTATGTCACTGGCTCACCTCATTCCAAACGTGCTATCCTTTTTGCCTCCGATGCTCTTGGTAATCTCTTTCATTTTTGCTCATCTTACTTAATTAATCTCTTTTGTTTGCGCAACAAATCAAAGTTTAGACAAGGTTTTCAAAAGGGTATTAATCGTTTTTGGGAAACAAACCATATTCGTATTGATCTGGGTTTGATTTTGTGTAATGTGATATGGTGAAATGGGTATTAAATAGACgattttggtaaaaatagataTGGCCATTGTGGGTTTTCACTGAGATTTTCAGTAACATGAGTTTTACTATATTATTGCAGGGTATGAGACTCCAAAATTAAGgtgctttctctctctctctctctctctcaaaccaAGTCTCCATAAGatggttttgatcttgattcgTTGTATGTGCTGAGAATGAGTGAATAAGTGAAGAAGAAATATCATATAAGTTTGCCATCAGAAAGAACACAGGTTCATTCTTAGTTGTTTCTACCCCGTTTTAGTAATTGGACAATGGTACCTTGCCATTCAAATAGACTATTAAGTTCATAATATTATATTCCCAAGCCATACCAGTACAATCTTCTTTTATAAGTTTAGATGAAAGCAAAAGAAAATGTACTCACAttcatagaaaataatacattgcAACGAGCTTCTAAAACTCGATCAAATTATTCAAAAGGTGGATTCTTCTTTTAAAGTTCTCATGTTCCTTTTATTTAATCAGCATATAGAAAGTAGCAAATTATGTATGTTTTTCTTCTAAATGTCAACGCAAATGTATTCAAAAGCTTTCTTTCATAACCATTGTTTGTTGCTGTTGATGAACATTTACTTGTGATTTTTGCAAAGGAAACTTGCAGCAGCTGACCAATATTTGGTGGTGGTTCCTGACTTTTTCTATGGCGATCCTAGCTATCCTAATAACCCTGACCGCGATGAATGGCTAAAAGCTCATAACACGGTGCTTACTTTCTTTACTTTCCAAACACCATAAACAGTCTTATTTGGAAGTCACATATCTAATTAATGACACTACCTGAGAACTCAGGGACAAAGTATGGTACCATTATTGGTTCTGCTAGTTTTCAATATAGTTCTCATTATCTAAGCTCAATTTTtcgagtaattttttttttcattcttctaGGATAAAGGGCATGAAGATGCCAAACAAGTGGTTGCTGCTCTAAAGAGCAAAGGTCTTTCTGCCATAGGAGCTTCTGGCTTTTGCTGGGGTGGTAAGCAATCTCTGTTACTTTTTTTTCTCTATGTTAAGGACTCTTGAAAAGGAAAACTTATAGTAGGCATTGCTGATGAATTCCTCATTTTGATTCTGTCTCGTTATGCTTAGGAAATGTTGTAATCAAATTAGCCGGTTCTACAGACATTCAAGCTGCTGTTGTATTGCACCCTGGTCGTGTTACAGATGAAGACATCAATGGTAATTTTTGCTGTTTTTCATTCTTGTGCTAAGCATTTGTTACTAACAAAAAACAAATGATTTCTTGTTGCAGAAGTAAAAGTTCCCATTGCCATATTGGGAGCTGAGATGGACAAGATTGCTCCTCAAGAGCATATAAAACATTTGGGAGAGATTTTATCAGCTAAATCTGAGGTAAGAATCTTGTTTAGCAGAAAGGAAAAGAGAAGAGCctttttatgatatttaaattttaaacaatatGATGACCTTTTTTTTCCATGGATTCTTTGTTTAAGAAATCCTCATGCTTACTTACATCAGTTAAAACTGTTCAGATTGATAGCCTTGTGAAGATATTTCCTGGGGTGGCTCATGGGTGGACAGTGAGGTACAATGATGAAGATCCTTTCGCTGTCAAGAGTGCTGAAGAATCTCATTTGGACTTAATTAACTGGTTCACCAAATATGTCAAATGAAACAGTACTGTCTCATAGCTCATATCAGAATGCATaagaaataaaaactaaaaataaaaaaagaacctATAATTAGAAGTACTGAAAATGGTCATGAGGGTTTTTGTTTTATCTGTAAAAaaagcttggctagcaagccatGCATGTAAAATTACAAGTATTAATACGAGTACAATTATAACAGCAATATTTGTGCTCAACATCAAAACTAGTACATTATTAGAGTTAATTACAAGTGAATTCAGTGTCTTTTAGCATTATTACTACTTTTGTTCCTTCAAGCTCAAGTTCATATAATCATTTTGATTTGAACTTgctttatctttatttttctgtTTTCTCTTATAACCATCAATTAGAGCTAAGGTCTGAGTTTTATGACTTATGCTTGTAGTCAAGATGGATTACAATTCTCTAGgccatattttaattttatattgaaTGTATTTTGTGAAGGATCTTATTTATATATAAGTACATGTACATGCTTCTTATAA
It encodes the following:
- the LOC133816660 gene encoding endo-1,3;1,4-beta-D-glucanase-like → MSSSECFENPPTLLISTSNGVGTVQDVGGLKSYVTGSPHSKRAILFASDALGYETPKLRKLAAADQYLVVVPDFFYGDPSYPNNPDRDEWLKAHNTDKGHEDAKQVVAALKSKGLSAIGASGFCWGGNVVIKLAGSTDIQAAVVLHPGRVTDEDINEVKVPIAILGAEMDKIAPQEHIKHLGEILSAKSEIDSLVKIFPGVAHGWTVRYNDEDPFAVKSAEESHLDLINWFTKYVK